The Magnolia sinica isolate HGM2019 chromosome 10, MsV1, whole genome shotgun sequence genome includes a window with the following:
- the LOC131216980 gene encoding probable WRKY transcription factor 40: MESNWVDTSLSFDLNTRPLQPQGEPQMSSTTDFMQLGGKIAIKREAGVLEAELNRVTEENEKLNTVLGVVCQNFRSLQNQMFELMNKASEGQTPWRKRKQESLEINDIKSNETKGNINHISHVESSSSEDSCKKQCRLVKTKISKAYVRTEPSDSTLVVKDGYQWRKYGQKVTRDNPSPRAYFKCSYAPACPVKKKVQRSVEDRSILVATYEGEHTHPNPSQADRSCGSSHGGASSPVPCSVSVSSSGPTVTLDLTQTGLGQDAGVAPQRDTNSPEFQRFLAEQMAATLSKDPGFTTALATAISGRILKPSPAERW; encoded by the exons ATGGAATCGAACTGGGTCGATACTTCTCTTAGCTTCGATCTCAATACTAGGCCACTCCAGCCACAGGGCGAGCCGCAGATGAGCTCAACAACCGATTTCATGCAATTGGGGGGGAAGATCGCCATAAAACGGGAG GCAGGTGTTTTAGAAGCGGAACTCAATCGGGTGACTGAAGAGAATGAGAAATTGAATACAGTTTTAGGTGTGGTGTGCCAGAATTTCCGCAGCCTGCAAAATCAGATGTTTGAATTGATGAACAAGGCTTCTGAGGGTCAGACGCCATGGAGGAAAAGGAAGCAAGAAAGCCTTGAGATCAATGATATTAAGAGTAATGAAACTAAAggtaatattaatcacattagtcATGTGGAGAGCAGCTCCAGTGAAGATTCATGCAAGAAACAGTGCCGATTAGTCAAGACGAAGATCTCAAAAGCCTATGTGCGGACCGAACCATCTGACTCGACCTTG GTTGTAAAAGATGGGTACCAGTGGAGGAAATACGGTCAGAAAGTGACCAGAGACAACCCATCCCCAAGAGCCTATTTCAAGTGCTCCTATGCCCCAGCTTGTCCAGTAAAAAAGAAG GTTCAAAGAAGTGTTGAAGATAGGTCCATTTTGGTGGCCACATATGAAGGGGAGCACACACATCCCAACCCGTCCCAAGCCGACCGGTCATGTGGCTCGAGCCATGGTGGGGCTTCCAGTCCAGTCCCGTGCTCGGTGTCGGTCAGCTCTTCGGGCCCCACCGTTACACTTGATCTGACCCAGACCGGATTGGGTCAGGATGCTGGAGTAGCTCCCCAACGGGACACTAATTCTCCAGAATTCCAACGGTTTTTAGCAGAACAAATGGCTGCCACTCTTTCGAAAGATCCCGGATTCACCACAGCACTTGCCACTGCTATTTCCGGTCGGATTCTGAAACCGTCTCCGGCCGAAAGGTGGTGA